GCAGAAAATAAGTGTTACGATGATTCATTGTTCAGGTGTTTTAATCATACAGATTGCATTGATAATAATCCCTGCACAATTGATGCTTGTTTTGGCATGCCGTCCTATTGTATTAATAATTTTACCACCCAATGTATTTCGAATGATGATTGCTGTCCGATTGTGTGCAATAAAACTTTAGATTATTTGAATAATGATAAAGAATGCTTGCCAGAACCTGAATGTTGGACAGATTTTGATTGTGATGATTTAGATGAAAATACCATTGACTTATGCGATTTAAAATTAAAATATTGCAAATTTGAAGTAATGGTTGTTAAAGGCAAACCTGTTAAAAGGTTGAATACTGAACCAAATATAACTGAATTAACAAATAATGATACTTTGGCGCAAAAATCAGAGGTAATTGAACAATCTAATTATGGTTATCTAATTTTAGCGTTTTTAGGTGTTTTGGCTCTGTTATTAATAGTGTATATCAAAATCTTTAAAAACTACAAAATCAATCAAATGATTAATGATGAGGAAGACCGAAAACCTGAAAGTAAAAACACTTTCAGAAAAAAAGAGGGAATTAAAGATAGGTTTAGCTTTAGGTAAGGGCGCAGCCAGAGGTTTTGCGCATATAGGTGTTTTAAAAGTTCTTGAAAAACATGGTATTATGCCTGACATGATTGCAGGGTGTAGCGCAGGTTCTGCAATAGGCGCATTATATGCTTCGGGAATGAAAGCGCGCTTAGTCCAAAAAAATTTGGCAAGTATTGACTGGAAAGAAATGTTTGATTTTGTTATACCTGAAAATGGTTTGATTAAAGGAAAAAAATTTGAAGATTTTATTGGGCTATTAACACAGCATAAAGATTTTGCGGATTTAGATATACCCTTATTTATTATTGCGACAAATTTAACTCAAAAAAAGAAAGCATTATTTTTTAAAGGCGATGTTGCCAGGGCAGTTCGGGCCAGTATTGCTTTGCCGGGAATTTTTGATCCGATAATAATTAATGGAGACGAGTACGTTGACGGCGGATTGGTTGATCCCATACCAGTTGGCGTTTTAAGGGACAATGGGGCAGATATTATTATTGCAGTTGATTTAAGTTCTGAA
The window above is part of the Candidatus Woesearchaeota archaeon genome. Proteins encoded here:
- a CDS encoding patatin-like phospholipase family protein; amino-acid sequence: MMRKTENLKVKTLSEKKRELKIGLALGKGAARGFAHIGVLKVLEKHGIMPDMIAGCSAGSAIGALYASGMKARLVQKNLASIDWKEMFDFVIPENGLIKGKKFEDFIGLLTQHKDFADLDIPLFIIATNLTQKKKALFFKGDVARAVRASIALPGIFDPIIINGDEYVDGGLVDPIPVGVLRDNGADIIIAVDLSSELKQMTVQDKHVKLKKDFIELMQEKMVIAEVDIIKELLKAKNLAKRFIPKLLRNLFHQIKIFLIDRFIRPGFVFAYFSKSHVPKILSTMYTAIDIMEDEFTQVKLCNENIDVIIKPTFNKGGWTDMDKADYFVQRGAAATQLKISQIKKAIKRAKIPC